The Rosa rugosa chromosome 3, drRosRugo1.1, whole genome shotgun sequence sequence GGGCATTTTAGGCCccgcttgtaaccaaaaaaaaaaaaaaaaaattgttggcCCGCAGTGATGTGGGAGTGGTCAACTTTTGCTGCGCCTGCAGTTAAGGGGATTATCTCCGCAATTAGTATGGAgataaatttcagtcatgaatgcggcgattattacGGCCTTAACtacgacaataactacgcacaatTAATCAATGCATGATGAATGACCGTCGTAAATGAGTCATGATTAACCGTCGTTAATACAACAATAACCATCGACATAAGTATGTAAGTAAATGCAGCCATAAAGTCCGGAATAATGACGACTTGTTCTccaagtaagtcatcgcctatataaaggcgGCTCGACGTCAAGGTAAACCAACTGATTCCGACTCTTCTTACtacactactaagaaacgtactgacttacgcattggagggttttctgcaggtacccccctcctcgagccgacggtcaaacttcgagtcaacgttcaaaggaagcttctcgatctTTTCTGGTCAGCTCCCACTCCGGTCCACATTCATTGGTAAGTTAAAATCCTCTGcggaatttttcgacaccaaTAAGTGTTGATATTTATCTTCGATCGCCCTTTTTGACAGTGATTAGAAGCTTATAGGTGACTAGGGTACTTAATCGAACTATTTGGAATTTTAGCATGGCAGTCAGGTAGCAATATTTTCTTTAGCCATTAGAAATCCTTCTTCTGGTCGGTGTGACGGCCTGACATGTCTCGAAGCTTCTGTAGATGGTGAGCTCTGGCATCGTGACAGTGTTAATGGCGTGGGCTTGCGGCGGGTGATTAGTCTAGGTTTGCTAGGATATTTTCGTGGACCGCAGTCTGAATATTAACTGCGTGGCTTAGTAACACACTCGTAACCGAGGTGAGCAAAACctcattctcaaagaaaaaaaaaaagggtttttgtccatttaccccatttctagggatttttttcccactaaccccattgtgTTTGGCAAATTACCACTACCTACACTTTTAGTCCATAAATTACCATTAGCAGGCctgttttttttaattcccatGCGGTACTGTTCATGGCCCATGCGGGACTGTTCATGCGATACTGTTCACTTTTTAAATTATTTCTATTGGTGAGTAATTTACGAATCTGCCCTTGTGAGTTTGATAATGTGAATTAACACTGCTGAATGTCAGTAGTATTGtgaagaaataatatttctatatttcatctttgtttttcttagaaacaactcatttatttaataattccaaAAACTATTTATAAATATTACAATATGAAACTTGAACAATATATCATTTATTTCTGGCTTTGCTGCTTGCACATACAAGTTGCATTgaatttcacctcttctcatggTGAAGAAGTTTCTCCAGCAAGATTTCCTggagtactgaccctcagtagtatattgacccccagtagtatactagccccagtagtatactgaccctcagtagtgtactgatccccagtagtatactgacccCAGTAGTATATTAGCCTGGCCTTCTTGCGTTTGCTCACATCAGCATTGCTTTCATTAGCTCCATCCTGCAAGTCAACCGGCAACACAGAGCATAAGGGATGACTAAGTGTGCCCAAAAATGCTTTGGCTATTACAACTGTAATCCTTTCACttcaaaaatcacaacattCAAACACATAAAAACTGTCACTAAACTTAGAGCCTAATCTCTATAgtttcttctatttctttccaagataaaaattggaaaagaaaaaaacgaaaggaagtagaAGATACAAGCAGCAAAATTTGCAACTAATCCATGAACTTGCAAGAACAAAGAACCATAAGAAACTAACATAAACAGAAactaaagctactgaccctcaatacaaAACTAATAATCATACTATAAAGGGTAATAGGCACATTACTCATAAAGGGTAAAATGCACTGCAATTTCCAACCCAACATGAATATACAGAATAATGCAAGTCGACCACTACCTGTTTATGCAGTAATTTCTCATAACGCATTTTATACAAAAACCCTTTTATATAATATAGTATAATTCCATAGCTCAGTATCATATGGAGAGAACAGAACATGCGAGctgaaacaaagaagaaagagaagcacCCTACTCAAGTAATCAAAATCTAAGGTGCCACCTTTTGTTCCAAACGATTTAGCTGCAAAGCTATTAATATACCAAACAAGTTCGTATGATGGAAAAAACAAAACTTTAGGCAGGTTCAACCGAAGTGATCATTTCATACAACTACTTGTGCATAGAATCTAACAGTTTGAGAGCTCAAACTGTTGGGATGGTTTTCCACAGAAAATCCAAACAAAATCAAGCTAAAAAAAACAAGAGCAGCACAGAAACCAAATCCGCAGCCATAAAACCAATCAAATTCAATAGATCTCATCAAATTCAACGCCAAAAATCACAAAACCACGCACAAAATCCAAAACGAAGATAAACTGAAATCAATCCCAAAGCCAAGTGAAAGATCCGAAGCGGAGCAATACCTTTTTGCACCAAATTGAAGGGATCCATGAGCTGGTATAAGTCAAGCTTAGAAATATAGTGAAAGGAAAGCGAAAGAGAATCAGAGATTTGATGCTCTCTTCGCAGCCTCCCTTCGCTGGCTTTGCAGCCTCGTCTCGCCGGCTTCGTAGCCTCCCTTCGCCGTCTCACTTCGCCGGCTTCGCAGCCTCCCATCGCCGCCTCACTTCGCCGGCTTCGCAGCCTCCCTTCGCCGCCTCACTTCGCCGGCTTCGCAGCCTTGCTTCGCCGGATTCGCAGCCTCCCTTCGCAAGATTCGCAGCCTCCCTTCGCCGGTTGCTTCGCCGCCTCAATCCGCCAGCTGCTTCGTCCTCTACCTTCGTCGGAGCCCTAGATCAATTTAGGGAGGATTTGGCTTCGCAGCCTCCCTTCGCCGCCTCACTTCGCCGGCTTCGCAGCCTTGCTTCGCCGGATTCGCAGCCTCCCTTCGCCGGTTGCTTCGCCGCCTCAATCCGCCAGCTGCTTCGTCCTCTACCTTCGTCGGAGCCCTAGATCGATTTAGggaggatttggattttgggatgGTTTCGATTTCAGAACCGTTctgattttgggagaaatggGTTATGTGACAGTGGCATGTTTCgtaattttcttaatatttgAGTGTTTTTTCTATAAAATGGGCTGACAGCCTGTTTCAATTATTGGCCGCATGAGCTATTAGTTTTGAAGTCTGCTATTGGTAAATAGTAGTGTCATTTTGTAGTTATTGGTAAAAAGctctttttttaattctctcttacccaatacactctaagggagtcttccctaataccccattaagattttttttttgtttttaattttttttaataccattttacccatcaccccttatttacttagagagagagagagagaaaccataggagacttcgccggagcccgtcaccgtccgccggaatccgatcaccgatcaccggtcgtcggattccggccaactttcgccggattccggttaCCGGTCGCTGGAGCCGGTTATCGGCCGCagcccaccggacttttctgaaaagctCATcggaaaagtttattgccccaaatagacatctattgccccccaatagacgtctattgtcccaaCAGTCTATTGTCTCCctatagacgtctattgccccccaatagacgtctatcaaccatgtattgcccctcaatagacatctattgccccccaatagacgtctatcagccatgtattgcccctcaatagacgtctattgccccccaatagaactttcaattgtcagaatatgaactaatctccctaaatttagacaaataaaactttgtttaaataaaaaaatgaagagattatatcaatttaaaaacgtctattggcccccaatagacgcctattgccccccatgcCAATATACTCTTAACACACTTCTATTGCCTCAGATGATCTTAAAATTGATGAATCAGAATCCCCAAGTTTACTGCAGTCAGCTTGGCAAAATAAATAAGCAACATTATGCAGTGCTAAATTGATaatcacaagttcacaacaatAAGTAGTGAAGGGTGGTTTTTTTCAAGACAAAATAAAAGTTTGAGGAAAAAACCTAGAGTACAAGCCCTTGTATAGGATATTTCTTGTTGGAAAAAATAAAGTGCAATTTTGTGAGTTCCACAGCCGATGGAGACCCAACTTGCAAAGTTTGGATTCCATTTCGAAAAAGCTAAAGGAGGATAACACAAATCTATGAGGTTTCACTTTCACCAAAACCAACTGTCAATAACGGCCTCAAGAAAATCAAATCCACTCTGACTGGCTAATGGCCAATGCAGAATTGGAACCCATAATAGAGATTGCAATATCATCATCTCAATACGAAATTACTATCCAATGTGTAATCAGTTTCACATTGTAACCAATGAGCACAAACCTTAGACGATCCATTATCCATGTACCCAAAGCTCTGATCGAAATCAGTGAATCCATAGGCCACTGTGGAACAGACCCAGCTGCAGAACCACCAGCAAAAGACATCCCAGCTACACTTGATGGCGCCACTTTGCATTCCTCCGCCAATTGAATGTTCGCTTCACATTTCGACACAGCCCCAGAGTTCGATTTGACAGAAGAAGACGACCCAGCAACACCACCGCCGCCACCATCAGACCCAGGTTGATCGGGCTCCGGCCCAACTTTAATTCCGGTCAGCAAAACCTCCGGTGACCGGAAACAAAACTATTCGCAGTGAGGTATTATAGCAACATCACACTTCCTACACAGCAGAGCTCTATCCtccaaacagaaaaaaaatacctAATCGCCTCCAAAATTGCGACCGCCGATCCACCAACATCGGCGACGATCGATGGAGCCGGATCTGCGCCTTCACCGATGGAGGTGAACCTTCACCGAGAATCACCTCCATCGGCGTCATCGCCGTCCTCGTTTCGCCCCTGGCTATCTAGACCAGAGAACGGAGCTGAAGGCCGTGCAGTGGTTCGGAGCGTgagcgtgagagagagagagacagggagagagagagagagagagaggagagaagggCGGGTagttgtaatttattaattagactaagggtaaaattgttatttcaatttaaattgggttagtgggaataaaaatctgttgctggggtaagtggaataattttggctcattttggggcttttcaagaacccaaaaaaaaatgtatattctTATAATTGTTTCTGGGTGGGTCCGACGCGAGTTAGCGGGTGTTGGCGCCACAAATCGTTGCTGGATATGTGTCAAACTTCCCCAAACCCCGAACCATAAACGTCACCACTCAATAGACCCGAAAACAAGGAATTTAAAGAAGACATGTTGCTGCTTACTCTCTTAGCCAACACCTGGGAACTCAACAACCCTTCAAATCCCTCATCGCAACGATGTCGTTGGCTTCTTGTTGGAGATTCCCTCTCACAGTCCTCCCAGTTCCAACGACACCGCGTTTCACTCCCAGGTACCCAACTGGGTCGACTCGTCGCAGCAGAGCTTCTGCGCAACTAGACCTTACAGTCCCTGATGATGGACCAAACGACGACAAGAAAGTCAGGAAGGTTGTCGTCGTTGGCTCTGGCTgggctggccttggcgctgccCACCACCTCTGTAACCAGGGCTTTGATGTTACTGTACTTGAAAATGATGGTCGTATTGATGATGTGGGTATCCATGGTAATCATCAACTTCTGTTTTTTTTACTTTGCATATCTATTACTCATTGGATTTTGGAAGCTGGATTATGCTGATCATGTGTTTCAGTTGTTTTTACTGAAGTTGGTTTTTACCAACCCTTTTTCACTTGGTTGGATTCTGATGATACTGCTGTTTTAGGTCATTGGTATCCCTACCGGAATATATTCAGCCTTGTTGATGAGCTGGAGATTAAACCCTTCACTAACTGGACCAAGTTTGCGCAATATTCAGCTGAGGGATTGGAGGTAATCGACACCTTTTTTGTATTCGCATTTCTTGCTAACAGTGTGAATGGGATTGATTTAGAGGCTTTGAGATGTGTTAATACTGGCAGGAATGTTCTGCAGGTTGAATTTCCGGTATTTCAAGACCTTCCTCAGTTGCCAACTCCTTTAGGAACCTTGTACTATTCACAGGTATATATGATTTGCTCACCCTCTTGTGTGCCATTACTAATTCCAGTAAAAAAGTTTAGCAGCCTTGTGGTGATGAATGAGTCAGTATAATGTGCATTTCGTGCAGTTTGTTCAGTTGCCGTTGGTTGATAGATTAACTTCACTTCCTTTAACGGCTGCAGGTATAGTTTCCCTGCTTGGTTTTAAACTTTCAATGCCTGATCGATGAGCAACCAATTATTTTCTGAAGGATATTGTATAAAATCTTAGTGGATTCTGTTACTCATATATCTTCTATCAAAATGTTACTCAATTGTTTTATTTGGAAAGGCAAAAACTGATTGTGGCGTAGAGTTGCTTGTAGTGTGTGTTGAGGAAATTTTTGAAGGCATTTCATCTGATTTCTGCGAGTCATGCACTTCCCAACTCATAAGTGCATATTCTTTGCAGTAATCGACTTTGACAATACTGATACAGCCTGGAGAAAATATGACTCAAGTAAGGATCTCTATCACTAGTAGTAAGTTTCAGCATTTGGGTTAATAATTATCTCTTATGTCGAATAAACTGAAGTTACTAAGAGGTTTTACTGGTAGTTACTGCAAGGGAGCTCTTTAAGCAGTTTGGCTGCTCAGAAAAGCTTTATCAGAAAGTCCTAGCACCATTGCTTCAAGTGGGTCTGTTTGCACCAGCAGAACAATGTAGTGCTGCTGCTACTCTGGGCTTGCTATCCTACATCCTTGCTCACCAGGTTTGATagattttcttaagtgttcagAATCATTTATAAAGCTCTCACATACTATTAGTATTATCTTAGTGGAGGCTGACTAATAGTCATAGGAGTCCATAATGAGTTTTTGACATCAAATCTTACcatctttggaaaataaaagaccGCAGCAAACTATtactcttgaaaaaaaaaaaaaaaaattcatgactCTTATAAAGTATCCTCTCTGAAGTCCTATGATATATTCCTTATTCCAAATACCACACAAGTCTCTACTTTACCTGTACAGGATTTCCTCATAATGAGATTTCTAGTACACTCGGCATGGAATTATCACGTCTTTTTCGTTATTGTAATAATTGTATTAAATAAGTCCATTCACTTGTCACTTTTCAATTGTATCTTCTCCTTCCTGATAAATGTAATCGTATATTTTTTTCAGAAAGATTTTGATCTAGTACTGTGTCGTGGAACAACTAGGGAAAAGATCTTTAAGCCGTGGATGGAGTCTATGACAACCAAAGGTTGCAAGTTTGAGAAAGGTGCAAGTGTAACGGACCTTTTGCTTAATGAGGAAACTGGTTGTATTTCTGAAGTAGTTTGTGGCAAAGAAATGTATAGTGCTGATGCAGTTGTCCTAGCTGTTGGAATCTCCACGCTTCAGAAACTTATTGAAAATAGGTATTTTGTTATTGAATCTCAGAATGTTTTATGCAAATATCTGTGATCCAATGTTTGTTAGAAATCAGGGTTTTTGATTGAAATCAAATCAGTTTGTATTACAAGACAGAATAGTGTTACATTTACAGTGAAACTAGGTTCGTCCTGACTATCATCCACATAGGGAAGTCCAGATACTAATTTTAGAGCTCATTTCATGTATAAGACTGAAGTGCATGTTAGATCTTAAATTAACCCTATTCCTGCTATTTCTACCTTAATTGGCAGTACTTGAGTTCTGTATAGTGCAGTGTTGTGTACGAGGGAGGAATTTGTCAAGGTCTCGAACCTGGCTACCATCGATGTACTCTCCGTTAAGCTCTGGCTTGATAGGAAGGTGAGTACGTAGAGGAAGTTTAACGTAGAGGAAGTTTAATTTTAACATCACTATCTAGCTTGTCTAAATGACTCTTCTCTACATTTTAACTTTTTCTCCTAATGTGAACTGGGGAATTTTACGAGATTCCTATGAGCCAAACAAAACTGAGCATGTCCTTTGATTCTAGATTTTATTTCTACTATGCTTTAGATTTCAAATATGGTTCTAATACCTATTTTGCTAATTAGGCactttaatctggaaagttttaatATAACAAGTCAGTCGATGGTACTTTTCCGGTCATGATTTGATGGAGCTGATTCTTTGTTGTGGACCACATAATCAGGTGAGCATTCCAAATGCAAGCAATGCTTGCTCAGGTTTTGATGATTCGTTCGGGTGGTCTTTCTTTGATTTGAATGTAATTCATGATGACCACAAAGATAGTACAGTAACAGTGGTACAAGCTGATTTTGTGAGTATCAATGCTCCTGCTTTTCTTCTGATTTTGTAATTATTAATGCAATTTACTTCATAAGTTCAACCGGACTTCTGTCTGATCCAATTTTCTTGTGCAGTATCATGCCAATGAGTTGTTAGTACTGACAGATAAGCAAATAGTTGCCAAGGTGACATCTTACCTGTCAAAGTGCATCAAGGACTTCGAGAATGCTACTGTGATAAATAAGGAGATTGGAAGATTTCCAAAATCCCTGACTCATTTCTTTCCAGGTATCAAGCTTCATTGCATGATCTATGGCATCTTTTTATTGGACCTTGATTGTTTAGGCTACCACATCGATATAATACCAATGCAACCAGAAGGCACTTTCCTATGGAACGCAAGGAAAGAATGATTTCATAAGATTGTCAATTAGTAATTGCATATCTTTATAGTTGAAATTTCAG is a genomic window containing:
- the LOC133741382 gene encoding uncharacterized protein LOC133741382, with amino-acid sequence MSLASCWRFPLTVLPVPTTPRFTPRYPTGSTRRSRASAQLDLTVPDDGPNDDKKVRKVVVVGSGWAGLGAAHHLCNQGFDVTVLENDGRIDDVGIHGHWYPYRNIFSLVDELEIKPFTNWTKFAQYSAEGLEVEFPVFQDLPQLPTPLGTLYYSQFVQLPLVDRLTSLPLTAAVIDFDNTDTAWRKYDSITARELFKQFGCSEKLYQKVLAPLLQVGLFAPAEQCSAAATLGLLSYILAHQKDFDLVLCRGTTREKIFKPWMESMTTKGCKFEKGASVTDLLLNEETGCISEVVCGKEMYSADAVVLAVGISTLQKLIENSAVLCTREEFVKVSNLATIDVLSVKLWLDRKVSIPNASNACSGFDDSFGWSFFDLNVIHDDHKDSTVTVVQADFYHANELLVLTDKQIVAKVTSYLSKCIKDFENATVINKEIGRFPKSLTHFFPGSYKYMIRGSTSFPNLFMAGDWIITRHGSWSQEKSYVTGLEAANRTVDYLEEGSFAKIIPVEEDEPHIQALRSLNRSFNDIKAQFPLSSYFLQ